A region of Emys orbicularis isolate rEmyOrb1 chromosome 20, rEmyOrb1.hap1, whole genome shotgun sequence DNA encodes the following proteins:
- the LOC135892234 gene encoding sialic acid-binding Ig-like lectin 16, protein MGLSQPDAPAMDRALLPQHDAGERELWARPPPWRAGGPAPPAATLRVLILTLLWRGSLSQLPGFTLAVPQSVSVQEGLCVLITCTFTYPASYDTYNSWARLYRYWYKDPADVDQNPPVASSDPDRGVSQETQGRFRLAENPAPGDCSLQISDARRTDEGRYFLRVEKGTLKYNYRFFTLTISVPGLTEEPEIQISPAQRVRETLLAQEPVNVTCTAPGRCSGPPPRVTWTGPFSDTARDVSAPLANGTWAHSSELSFTPSLGDHGKELVCTVTYSSAQGPSTRRTVQLHIGCPSPILNVYTDLGGNVRTAIKDPQPEPHPPGPPNITGTLTRNGRPVLEVSGAEGDIVSLEAQEGDSLSLSCEAGSRPEATLSWAKGNESLSPGQGGAGRLELPNLSRGDAGEYQCWAKNSYGSASRALRVHVQYPSTPVGNGSQLTAQEGDSLRFLCSVTSSPPAVLGWVRGGRAIKGAHLAGENQLRLELPNVTAEDGGLYGCWAQRKESSAQGTFQLLVEYSPWPGNSLNASCQHQGPSVSCSCSLRSHPPPRLQWQVDGEPLAGNGSRGPLQVSSWAQGDEAISTLSWTGSRDRSPRIFCLGSNTHRMYTVLLSPPDTGGLTRAFIEISGKLVFVATGFFLAYYLTVLYYRR, encoded by the exons atgg GTCTGTCCCAGCCGGACGCCCCAGCCATGGACAGAGCTCTGCTGCCACAGCATGACGCCGGGGAAAGGGAGCTCTGGGCTCGGCCCCCCCCCTGGAGAGCAGGGGgtcctgccccccctgcagccaCGCTGAGGGTCCTGATCCTCACTCTGCTCTGGAGGG ggtccctgtcccagctgcccgGATTTACCCTGGCGGTGCCGCAGTCGGTGTCGGTGCAGGAAGGTCTCTGTGTTCTCATCACCTGCACCTTTACGTATCCAGCCTCGTACGACACCTACAATTCCTGGGCCCGGCTCTACAGATACTGGTACAAAGATCCGGCCGATGTGGACCAGAATCCGCCCGTGGCAAGCAGTGACCCCGACCGGGGGGTATCGCAGGAGACCCAGGGCCGGTTCCGGCTGGCGGAGAATCCGGCGCCCGGCGACTGCTCCCTGCAAATCAGCGACGCCCGACGGACGGATGAGGGGAGATATTTCCTTCGAGTCGAGAAAGGAACATTGAAATACAATTACCGCTTCTTTACGCTCACGATCTCCGTGCCAG GGCTGACGGAGGAGCCAGAGATCCAGATCTCGCCGGCGCAGAGGGTGCGAGAAACACTGCTGGCCCAGGAGCCGGTGAATGTGACCTGCACAGCCCCTGGGCGCTGCTCCGGGCCCCCTCCCCGAGTCACCTGGACGGGGCCGTTCAGTGACACAGCCCGGGATGTCTCAGCCCCGCTGGCAAATGGCACCTGGGCCCACAGCTCCGAGCTCAGCTTCACACCCAGCCTGGGGGACCACGGCAAAGAGCTCGTCTGCACCGTCACCTATAGCTCAGCACAGGGACCTTCCACCCGCAGAACCGTCCAGCTCCACATCGGCT gccccagcccgatCCTGAACGTCTACACAGACCTCGGAGGAAATGTCCGCACTGCAATCAAAgacccgcagcctgagcccc ACCCACCCGGGCCCCCCAACATCACCGGGACCCTGACCAGGAACGGACGCCCCG TGCTGGAAGTGTCAGGAGCTGAGGGCGACATCGTGTCTCTGGAGGCCCAGGAGGGCGACTCCCTGAGCCTGAGCTGTGAGGCTGGGAGCAGACCCGAGGCCACCCTGAGCTGGGCCAAGGGGAACGAGTCCCTCAGCCCCGGCCAGGGAGGGGCCGGGCGCCTAGAGCTGCCGAATCTCAGCAGAGGGGACGCTGGAGAGTATCAGTGCTGGGCGAAGAATTCCTATGGGTCGGCCAGCCGGGCCCTGCGTGTGCATGTGCAGT atcccAGCACCCCGGTGGGGAACGGGTCACAGCTCACGGCCCAGGAGGGCGACTCCCTGCGGTTCCTCTGCTCTGtcaccagcagcccccccgctgtgctgggctgggtgagggggggcCGAGCCATCAAGGGAGCCCACCTCGCAGGGGAGAATCAGCTGCGGCTGGAGCTGCCCAACGTGACGGCCGAGGACGGGGGGCTGTACGGGTGCTGGGCCCAGAGAAAGGAGAGCTCTGCCCAGGGGACATTCCAACTGCTCGTCGAGT ACAGCCCCTGGCCGGGGAACAGCCTGAACGCGTCCTGCCAGCACCAGGGGCCCAGCGtcagctgcagctgctccctgcgctcccaccccccaccccggctccagTGGCAGGTGGACGGGGAGCCGCTGGCTGGGAATGGCTCACGGGGGCCCCTGCAAGTCAGCTCCTGGGCCCAGGGGGATGAGGCCATCAGCACCCTGAGCTGGAcggggagcagggacaggagcCCCCGGATCTTCTGCCTTGGCTCCAACACCCACAGGATGTATACTGTACTGCTGAGCCCACCGGACACAG GTGGCCTCACTCGGGCATTTATCGAAATCAGCGGCAAACTCGTCTTCGTGGCGACTGGATTCTTCCTGGCCTATTACCTCACCGTGCTCTATTACAGACGGTAA
- the LOC135892235 gene encoding myeloid cell surface antigen CD33-like — protein sequence MLRVLIFALLWRESLSQQPGFTLTVPPSVSVQEGLCVLVPCTFMYPASYDTKNSQSRLYRYWYKDQATGGSDLPMASSDPSRGVSQETQGRFRLAENPAHGDCSLQISDARRTDARRYFLRVEGYFSYNYRYSTDGTDLALTISVTRKSSHSHLSLAP from the exons ATGCTGAGGGTCCTGATCTTCGCCCTGCTCTGGAGGG agtccctgtCCCAGCAGCCTGGATTTACCCTGACGGTGCCACCATCAGTGTCAGTGCAGGAGGGTCTCTGTGTTCTGGTCCCCTGCACGTTCATGTACCCAGCCTCCTACGACACTAAGAATTCCCAGTCCCGGCTCTACAGATACTGGTACAAGGATCAGGCCACTGGGGGCTCTGATCTGCCCATGGCCAGCAGTGACCCCAGCCGGGGGGTGTCGCAGGAGACCCAGGGCCGGTTCCGGCTGGCGGAGAATCCAGCGCACGGCGACTGCTCCCTGCAAATCAGCGACGCCCGACGGACGGATGCGCGGAGATATTTCCTTAGAGTCGAGGGATACTTTAGCTACAATTACCGCTACAGTACAGATGGCACTGACCTTGCGCTCACGATCTCCGTGACACGTAAGAGCAGCCACAGTCACCTCTCATTAGCCCCCTGA